The Cucumis melo cultivar AY chromosome 5, USDA_Cmelo_AY_1.0, whole genome shotgun sequence genome has a segment encoding these proteins:
- the LOC103485911 gene encoding stromal processing peptidase, chloroplastic isoform X4: protein MAVATSSTVSNLTHRRPLLSLKDQTTPIKRVNSVQLPSRSICAHLSRFDVESRFVVPLRRYSREDGIGRHKFRRNKDNARRPCAYKIGERGNETLTNCISCFLNQKRRCPSIKRPTSRFILDKSAFQLSKNERDAKVVKHARIVCGTVGPDEPHAAPTAWPDGILEKQDLDVSYPEFGRAELEAFLSSELPSHPKLYRGQLKNGLKYLILPNKVPPNRFEAHMEVHVGSIDEEDDEQGIAHMIEHVAFLGSKKREKLLGTGARSNAYTDFHHTVFHIHSPTSTKDSDGDLLPSVLDALNEIAFHPKFLASRVEKERRAILSELQMMNTIEYRVDCQLLQHLHSENKLSKRFPIGLEEQIKKWDADKIRKFHERWYFPANATLYIVGDIDNISKAVNQIEAVFGETGLENEAVSTPNPSAFGAMASFLVPKISVGLGGSLSNERSNSVDQSKIIKKERHAIRPPVKHYWSLPGSNVDANPPQIFQHELLQNFSINMFCKIPVNKVRTFSDLRNVLMKRIFLSALHFRINTRYKSSNPPFTSIELDHSDSGREGCTVTTLTVTAEPKNWQSAIKVAVQEVRRLKEFGVTKGELTRYMDALLKDSEHLAAMIDNVSSVDNLDFIMESDALGHTVMDQRQGHESLVAVAGTVTLEEVNSIGAEVLEFISDYGKPTAPLPAAIVACVPKKAHIDGLGETEFKITASEIITAIEAGLREPIEAEPELEVPKELISSSQIAELRMQHQPSFVPLNPETNVTKFHDKETGITQCRLSNGIPVNYKISKSENKAGVMRLIVGGGRAAESPDSQGAVVVGVRTLSEGGRVGTFSREQVELFCVNHLINCSLESTEEFIAMEFRFTLRDNGMRAAFQLLHMVLEHSVWLEDAFDRAKQLYMSYYRSIPKSLERSTAHKLMLAMLNGDERFVEPSPKSLQNLTLQTVKDAVMNQFVGNNMEVSLVGDFSEEEIESCILDYLGTVTATKTSEAALASVPIVFRPSASELQFQQVFLKDTDERACAYISGPAPNRWGVTFEGLELLESVSQISRTESDESDSDIEKGLQRKLRSHPLFFGITMGLLAEIINSRLNLCPTRDS from the exons GTACTCTCGTGAAGATGGTATTGGTAGACACAAGTTTAGGAGAAATAAGGATAATGCCCGAAGACCATGTGCTTATAAAATTGGGGAACGTGGGAATGAAACATTGACTAATTGCATCTCTTGCTTTCTTAACCAAAAAAGAAGATGTCCTAGTATCAAAAGACCGACGTCTAGATTCATTCTTGACAAGTCTGCTTTTCAATTATCCAAGAATGAACGTGATGCTAAAGTT GTGAAGCATGCTCGTATTGTTTGTGGAACTGTAGGTCCAGATGAGCCTCATGCAGCACCTACAGCCTGGCCGGATGGTATTCTGGAGAAACAAGATTTAGATGTTTCATATCCTGAGTTTGGAAGGGCAGAGTTAGAAGCATTTCTTAGTTCAGAACTCCCGTCTCATCCGAAGTTGTATAGAGGGCAGTTGAAAAATGGATTGAAGTATCTAATTTTACCAAATAAAGTTCCACCCAACAG GTTTGAAGCACACATGGAAGTTCATGTGGGTTcaattgatgaagaagatgacgAGCAAGGAATTGCACACATGATTGAACATGTAGCCTTCCTTGGAAGTAAGAAACGTGAAAAGCTTTTGGGTACAGGCGCACGATCTAATGCCTACACTGATTTCCACCATACTGTGTTTCATATACATTCACCAACTAGCACAAAG GATTCTGATGGAGATCTACTTCCATCTGTTCTCGATGCCTTAAATGAG ATAGCTTTCCACCCAAAGTTCCTTGCTTCACGAGTTGAAAAAGAGAGGCGTGCCATTCTTTCTGAACTACAGATGATGAATACAATAGAATATCGTGTTGATTGTCAG CTGTTACAGCATCTGCATTCTGAAAACAAGCTTAGCAAAAGGTTCCCAATCGGATTGGAAGAACAGATTAAGAAGTGGGATGCCGATAAAATAAGGAAGTTCCATGAACGATGGTACTTCCCTGCAAATGCAACCTTATACATTGTCGGAGATATTGATAACATCTCAAAGGCCGTTAACCAAATTGAG GCTGTCTTTGGTGAAACTGGCCTAGAAAATGAGGCTGTTTCTACGCCTAATCCCAGTGCATTTGGTGCGATGGCTAGTTTTCTTGTTCCCAAGATCTCAGTAGGACTAGGTGGCAGTTTATCAAATGAGAGATCAAATTCAGTAGATCAATCCAAGATCATTAAGAAAGAAAGGCATGCAATTCGTCCTCCTGTGAAGCACTATTGGTCTCTTCCTGGGAGCAATGTAGATGCAAATCCCCCACAGATATTTCAGCACGAGTTACTTCAAAATTTCTCAATTAATATGTTTTGTAAG ATTCCTGTAAATAAGGTTCGAACATTTAGTGACCTGAGAAATGTTCTTATGAAGAGGATATTTCTTTCTGCCTTGCATTTTCGTATAAATACAAGATACAAG AGTTCAAATCCACCATTCACTTCCATTGAGTTGGACCACAGTGATTCTGGAAGAGAAGGTTGCACTGTCACCACACTAACAGTAACGGCTGAACCAAAGAATTGGCAAAGCGCGATTAAAGTTGCTGTTCAAGAG GTACGGAGGCTTAAAGAGTTTGGTGTCACTAAGGGTGAACTGACTCGGTATATGGATGCACTTCTAAAGGACAGTGAACACCTAGCAGCAATGATTGATAACGTGTCATCAGTTGATAATTTGGATTTTATCATGGAAAGTGATGCTTTGGGGCATACAGTTATGGACCAAAGACAAGGTCATGAAAGTTTGGTTGCTGTTGCTGGAACAGTTACCCTTGAAGAG GTGAATTCCATTGGTGCTGAAGTGTTAGAGTTCATCTCAGATTATGGAAAGCCTACTGCACCCCTTCCTGCAGCTATTGTTGCATGCGTTCCAAAGAAAGCTCATATTGATGGATTGGGGGAGACAGAGTTTAAAATAACTGCCAGTGAGATAATTACTGCTATTGAGGCAGGATTGAGGGAACCAATTGAAGCCGAGCCTGAA CTTGAGGTACCGAAAGAGTTGATATCATCTTCACAGATAGCTGAATTAAGGATGCAACACCAGCCATCATTTGTTCCTCTAAACCCAGAGACTAATGTCACCAAATTTCATGATAAAGAAACAGGGATCACTCAGTGTCGTCTGTCAAATGGAATTCCTGTGAATTATAAG ATTTCAAAAAGTGAAAACAAGGCAGGTGTGATGCGGCTTATAGTTGGTGGGGGACGAGCAGCTGAAAGCCCTGACTCACAAGGAGCTGTTGTAGTCGGTGTTCGAACTCTCAGTGAGGGAGGTCGTGTAGGAACCTTTTCACGGGAGCAG GTGGAACTTTTTTGCGTCAATCACTTAATAAATTGTTCTCTGGAATCAACCGAAGAGTTCATCGCTATGGAATTTCGTTTCACCTTGAGAGATAATGGGATGCGTGCAGCTTTCCAACTACTTCACATGGTTCTTGAG CATAGTGTCTGGCTGGAGGATGCATTTGATAGAGCAAAGCAGTTATATATGTCATACTACCGGTCTATTCCTAAAAGCCTGGAACGATCTACTGCTCACAAACTCATGTTAGCTATGCTGAACGGTGATGAACGGTTTGTTGAGCCTTCCCCAAAATCACTGCAGAACTTAACATTACAAACCGTGAAGGATGCTGTGATGAATCAATTTGTAGGCAATAACATGGAG GTAAGTCTTGTTGGGGATTTTTCAGAAGAAGAAATTGAGTCTTGTATTCTAGATTACCTTGGTACAGTCACAGCAACTAAAACTTCTGAGGCAGCACTTGCTTCAGTTCCCATTGTGTTTCGACCATCTGCATCTGAGTTACAATTTCAGCAG GTATTTTTAAAGGATACAGACGAAAGAGCATGCGCTTATATTTCAGGTCCTGCACCCAACCGTTGGGGTGTTACATTTGAGGGTTTAGAGTTGTTAGAATCAGTTAGTCAGATTTCGAGAACAG AAAGTGACGAATCTGATAGTGATATCGAGAAGGGGTTGCAGAGAAAACTTCGTAGTCATCCACTCTTTTTTGGAATCACAATGGGGCTTTTGGCCGAGATTATAAATTCTAG GCTAAATCTCTGTCCTACAAGAGATTCGTGA
- the LOC103485911 gene encoding stromal processing peptidase, chloroplastic isoform X2 — protein sequence MAVATSSTVSNLTHRRPLLSLKDQTTPIKRVNSVQLPSRSICAHLSRFDVESRFVVPLRRYSREDGIGRHKFRRNKDNARRPCAYKIGERGNETLTNCISCFLNQKRRCPSIKRPTSRFILDKSAFQLSKNERDAKVVKHARIVCGTVGPDEPHAAPTAWPDGILEKQDLDVSYPEFGRAELEAFLSSELPSHPKLYRGQLKNGLKYLILPNKVPPNRFEAHMEVHVGSIDEEDDEQGIAHMIEHVAFLGSKKREKLLGTGARSNAYTDFHHTVFHIHSPTSTKDSDGDLLPSVLDALNEIAFHPKFLASRVEKERRAILSELQMMNTIEYRVDCQLLQHLHSENKLSKRFPIGLEEQIKKWDADKIRKFHERWYFPANATLYIVGDIDNISKAVNQIEAVFGETGLENEAVSTPNPSAFGAMASFLVPKISVGLGGSLSNERSNSVDQSKIIKKERHAIRPPVKHYWSLPGSNVDANPPQIFQHELLQNFSINMFCKIPVNKVRTFSDLRNVLMKRIFLSALHFRINTRYKSSNPPFTSIELDHSDSGREGCTVTTLTVTAEPKNWQSAIKVAVQEVRRLKEFGVTKGELTRYMDALLKDSEHLAAMIDNVSSVDNLDFIMESDALGHTVMDQRQGHESLVAVAGTVTLEEVNSIGAEVLEFISDYGKPTAPLPAAIVACVPKKAHIDGLGETEFKITASEIITAIEAGLREPIEAEPELEVPKELISSSQIAELRMQHQPSFVPLNPETNVTKFHDKETGITQCRLSNGIPVNYKISKSENKAGVMRLIVGGGRAAESPDSQGAVVVGVRTLSEGGRVGTFSREQVELFCVNHLINCSLESTEEFIAMEFRFTLRDNGMRAAFQLLHMVLEHSVWLEDAFDRAKQLYMSYYRSIPKSLERSTAHKLMLAMLNGDERFVEPSPKSLQNLTLQTVKDAVMNQFVGNNMEVSLVGDFSEEEIESCILDYLGTVTATKTSEAALASVPIVFRPSASELQFQQVFLKDTDERACAYISGPAPNRWGVTFEGLELLESVSQISRTESDESDSDIEKGLQRKLRSHPLFFGITMGLLAEIINSRLFTSVRDSLGLTYDVSFELSLFDRLKLGWYVISVTSTPAKVYKAVDACKSVLRGLHSNKIAQRELDRAKRTLLMRHEAEIKSNAYWLGLLAHLQASSVPRKDLSCIKDLTSLYEAATIDDVYIAYDQLKVDADSLYTCIGIAGAQAGEESIVSFEEEGSDQDFQGVIPSGRGLSTMTRPTT from the exons GTACTCTCGTGAAGATGGTATTGGTAGACACAAGTTTAGGAGAAATAAGGATAATGCCCGAAGACCATGTGCTTATAAAATTGGGGAACGTGGGAATGAAACATTGACTAATTGCATCTCTTGCTTTCTTAACCAAAAAAGAAGATGTCCTAGTATCAAAAGACCGACGTCTAGATTCATTCTTGACAAGTCTGCTTTTCAATTATCCAAGAATGAACGTGATGCTAAAGTT GTGAAGCATGCTCGTATTGTTTGTGGAACTGTAGGTCCAGATGAGCCTCATGCAGCACCTACAGCCTGGCCGGATGGTATTCTGGAGAAACAAGATTTAGATGTTTCATATCCTGAGTTTGGAAGGGCAGAGTTAGAAGCATTTCTTAGTTCAGAACTCCCGTCTCATCCGAAGTTGTATAGAGGGCAGTTGAAAAATGGATTGAAGTATCTAATTTTACCAAATAAAGTTCCACCCAACAG GTTTGAAGCACACATGGAAGTTCATGTGGGTTcaattgatgaagaagatgacgAGCAAGGAATTGCACACATGATTGAACATGTAGCCTTCCTTGGAAGTAAGAAACGTGAAAAGCTTTTGGGTACAGGCGCACGATCTAATGCCTACACTGATTTCCACCATACTGTGTTTCATATACATTCACCAACTAGCACAAAG GATTCTGATGGAGATCTACTTCCATCTGTTCTCGATGCCTTAAATGAG ATAGCTTTCCACCCAAAGTTCCTTGCTTCACGAGTTGAAAAAGAGAGGCGTGCCATTCTTTCTGAACTACAGATGATGAATACAATAGAATATCGTGTTGATTGTCAG CTGTTACAGCATCTGCATTCTGAAAACAAGCTTAGCAAAAGGTTCCCAATCGGATTGGAAGAACAGATTAAGAAGTGGGATGCCGATAAAATAAGGAAGTTCCATGAACGATGGTACTTCCCTGCAAATGCAACCTTATACATTGTCGGAGATATTGATAACATCTCAAAGGCCGTTAACCAAATTGAG GCTGTCTTTGGTGAAACTGGCCTAGAAAATGAGGCTGTTTCTACGCCTAATCCCAGTGCATTTGGTGCGATGGCTAGTTTTCTTGTTCCCAAGATCTCAGTAGGACTAGGTGGCAGTTTATCAAATGAGAGATCAAATTCAGTAGATCAATCCAAGATCATTAAGAAAGAAAGGCATGCAATTCGTCCTCCTGTGAAGCACTATTGGTCTCTTCCTGGGAGCAATGTAGATGCAAATCCCCCACAGATATTTCAGCACGAGTTACTTCAAAATTTCTCAATTAATATGTTTTGTAAG ATTCCTGTAAATAAGGTTCGAACATTTAGTGACCTGAGAAATGTTCTTATGAAGAGGATATTTCTTTCTGCCTTGCATTTTCGTATAAATACAAGATACAAG AGTTCAAATCCACCATTCACTTCCATTGAGTTGGACCACAGTGATTCTGGAAGAGAAGGTTGCACTGTCACCACACTAACAGTAACGGCTGAACCAAAGAATTGGCAAAGCGCGATTAAAGTTGCTGTTCAAGAG GTACGGAGGCTTAAAGAGTTTGGTGTCACTAAGGGTGAACTGACTCGGTATATGGATGCACTTCTAAAGGACAGTGAACACCTAGCAGCAATGATTGATAACGTGTCATCAGTTGATAATTTGGATTTTATCATGGAAAGTGATGCTTTGGGGCATACAGTTATGGACCAAAGACAAGGTCATGAAAGTTTGGTTGCTGTTGCTGGAACAGTTACCCTTGAAGAG GTGAATTCCATTGGTGCTGAAGTGTTAGAGTTCATCTCAGATTATGGAAAGCCTACTGCACCCCTTCCTGCAGCTATTGTTGCATGCGTTCCAAAGAAAGCTCATATTGATGGATTGGGGGAGACAGAGTTTAAAATAACTGCCAGTGAGATAATTACTGCTATTGAGGCAGGATTGAGGGAACCAATTGAAGCCGAGCCTGAA CTTGAGGTACCGAAAGAGTTGATATCATCTTCACAGATAGCTGAATTAAGGATGCAACACCAGCCATCATTTGTTCCTCTAAACCCAGAGACTAATGTCACCAAATTTCATGATAAAGAAACAGGGATCACTCAGTGTCGTCTGTCAAATGGAATTCCTGTGAATTATAAG ATTTCAAAAAGTGAAAACAAGGCAGGTGTGATGCGGCTTATAGTTGGTGGGGGACGAGCAGCTGAAAGCCCTGACTCACAAGGAGCTGTTGTAGTCGGTGTTCGAACTCTCAGTGAGGGAGGTCGTGTAGGAACCTTTTCACGGGAGCAG GTGGAACTTTTTTGCGTCAATCACTTAATAAATTGTTCTCTGGAATCAACCGAAGAGTTCATCGCTATGGAATTTCGTTTCACCTTGAGAGATAATGGGATGCGTGCAGCTTTCCAACTACTTCACATGGTTCTTGAG CATAGTGTCTGGCTGGAGGATGCATTTGATAGAGCAAAGCAGTTATATATGTCATACTACCGGTCTATTCCTAAAAGCCTGGAACGATCTACTGCTCACAAACTCATGTTAGCTATGCTGAACGGTGATGAACGGTTTGTTGAGCCTTCCCCAAAATCACTGCAGAACTTAACATTACAAACCGTGAAGGATGCTGTGATGAATCAATTTGTAGGCAATAACATGGAG GTAAGTCTTGTTGGGGATTTTTCAGAAGAAGAAATTGAGTCTTGTATTCTAGATTACCTTGGTACAGTCACAGCAACTAAAACTTCTGAGGCAGCACTTGCTTCAGTTCCCATTGTGTTTCGACCATCTGCATCTGAGTTACAATTTCAGCAG GTATTTTTAAAGGATACAGACGAAAGAGCATGCGCTTATATTTCAGGTCCTGCACCCAACCGTTGGGGTGTTACATTTGAGGGTTTAGAGTTGTTAGAATCAGTTAGTCAGATTTCGAGAACAG AAAGTGACGAATCTGATAGTGATATCGAGAAGGGGTTGCAGAGAAAACTTCGTAGTCATCCACTCTTTTTTGGAATCACAATGGGGCTTTTGGCCGAGATTATAAATTCTAG GCTTTTCACAAGTGTGAGGGATTCTCTTGGTTTGACATATGACGTATCCTTTGAGTTGAGCCTGTTTGATAGGCTTAAGCTTGGATGGTATGTTATATCTGTGACATCAACTCCAGCCAAG GTGTACAAAGCTGTTGACGCTTGCAAAAGCGTTCTGAGAGGTTTACATAGCAACAAAATTGCCCAAAGAGAGTTGGACAGG GCAAAACGTACTCTTCTTATGAGGCATGAAGCTGAAATAAAATCCAATGCTTATTGGCTTGGCCTATTGGCTCATCTGCAAGCGTCTTCTGTTCCACGGAAG GACCTATCGTGCATCAAAGATCTTACATCATTGTATGAAGCTGCCACCATTGATGACGTATACATTGCTTATGATCAATTGAAAGTAGATGCAGATTCCTTGTATACATGCATTGGGATAGCTGGAGCTCAAGCTGGGGAAGAAAGTATTG TTTCTTTTGAAGAGGAAGGATCAGACCAAGATTTTCAAGGTGTTATTCCATCTGGACGCGGCTTATCTACAATGACCAGACCGACAACATGA
- the LOC103485911 gene encoding stromal processing peptidase, chloroplastic isoform X1: MAVATSSTVSNLTHRRPLLSLKDQTTPIKRVNSVQLPSRSICAHLSRFDVESRFVVPLRRYSREDGIGRHKFRRNKDNARRPCAYKIGERGNETLTNCISCFLNQKRRCPSIKRPTSRFILDKSAFQLSKNERDAKVVKHARIVCGTVGPDEPHAAPTAWPDGILEKQDLDVSYPEFGRAELEAFLSSELPSHPKLYRGQLKNGLKYLILPNKVPPNRFEAHMEVHVGSIDEEDDEQGIAHMIEHVAFLGSKKREKLLGTGARSNAYTDFHHTVFHIHSPTSTKDSDGDLLPSVLDALNEIAFHPKFLASRVEKERRAILSELQMMNTIEYRVDCQLLQHLHSENKLSKRFPIGLEEQIKKWDADKIRKFHERWYFPANATLYIVGDIDNISKAVNQIEAVFGETGLENEAVSTPNPSAFGAMASFLVPKISVGLGGSLSNERSNSVDQSKIIKKERHAIRPPVKHYWSLPGSNVDANPPQIFQHELLQNFSINMFCKIPVNKVRTFSDLRNVLMKRIFLSALHFRINTRYKSSNPPFTSIELDHSDSGREGCTVTTLTVTAEPKNWQSAIKVAVQEVRRLKEFGVTKGELTRYMDALLKDSEHLAAMIDNVSSVDNLDFIMESDALGHTVMDQRQGHESLVAVAGTVTLEEVNSIGAEVLEFISDYGKPTAPLPAAIVACVPKKAHIDGLGETEFKITASEIITAIEAGLREPIEAEPELEVPKELISSSQIAELRMQHQPSFVPLNPETNVTKFHDKETGITQCRLSNGIPVNYKISKSENKAGVMRLIVGGGRAAESPDSQGAVVVGVRTLSEGGRVGTFSREQVELFCVNHLINCSLESTEEFIAMEFRFTLRDNGMRAAFQLLHMVLEHSVWLEDAFDRAKQLYMSYYRSIPKSLERSTAHKLMLAMLNGDERFVEPSPKSLQNLTLQTVKDAVMNQFVGNNMEVSLVGDFSEEEIESCILDYLGTVTATKTSEAALASVPIVFRPSASELQFQQVFLKDTDERACAYISGPAPNRWGVTFEGLELLESVSQISRTGESDESDSDIEKGLQRKLRSHPLFFGITMGLLAEIINSRLFTSVRDSLGLTYDVSFELSLFDRLKLGWYVISVTSTPAKVYKAVDACKSVLRGLHSNKIAQRELDRAKRTLLMRHEAEIKSNAYWLGLLAHLQASSVPRKDLSCIKDLTSLYEAATIDDVYIAYDQLKVDADSLYTCIGIAGAQAGEESIVSFEEEGSDQDFQGVIPSGRGLSTMTRPTT, translated from the exons GTACTCTCGTGAAGATGGTATTGGTAGACACAAGTTTAGGAGAAATAAGGATAATGCCCGAAGACCATGTGCTTATAAAATTGGGGAACGTGGGAATGAAACATTGACTAATTGCATCTCTTGCTTTCTTAACCAAAAAAGAAGATGTCCTAGTATCAAAAGACCGACGTCTAGATTCATTCTTGACAAGTCTGCTTTTCAATTATCCAAGAATGAACGTGATGCTAAAGTT GTGAAGCATGCTCGTATTGTTTGTGGAACTGTAGGTCCAGATGAGCCTCATGCAGCACCTACAGCCTGGCCGGATGGTATTCTGGAGAAACAAGATTTAGATGTTTCATATCCTGAGTTTGGAAGGGCAGAGTTAGAAGCATTTCTTAGTTCAGAACTCCCGTCTCATCCGAAGTTGTATAGAGGGCAGTTGAAAAATGGATTGAAGTATCTAATTTTACCAAATAAAGTTCCACCCAACAG GTTTGAAGCACACATGGAAGTTCATGTGGGTTcaattgatgaagaagatgacgAGCAAGGAATTGCACACATGATTGAACATGTAGCCTTCCTTGGAAGTAAGAAACGTGAAAAGCTTTTGGGTACAGGCGCACGATCTAATGCCTACACTGATTTCCACCATACTGTGTTTCATATACATTCACCAACTAGCACAAAG GATTCTGATGGAGATCTACTTCCATCTGTTCTCGATGCCTTAAATGAG ATAGCTTTCCACCCAAAGTTCCTTGCTTCACGAGTTGAAAAAGAGAGGCGTGCCATTCTTTCTGAACTACAGATGATGAATACAATAGAATATCGTGTTGATTGTCAG CTGTTACAGCATCTGCATTCTGAAAACAAGCTTAGCAAAAGGTTCCCAATCGGATTGGAAGAACAGATTAAGAAGTGGGATGCCGATAAAATAAGGAAGTTCCATGAACGATGGTACTTCCCTGCAAATGCAACCTTATACATTGTCGGAGATATTGATAACATCTCAAAGGCCGTTAACCAAATTGAG GCTGTCTTTGGTGAAACTGGCCTAGAAAATGAGGCTGTTTCTACGCCTAATCCCAGTGCATTTGGTGCGATGGCTAGTTTTCTTGTTCCCAAGATCTCAGTAGGACTAGGTGGCAGTTTATCAAATGAGAGATCAAATTCAGTAGATCAATCCAAGATCATTAAGAAAGAAAGGCATGCAATTCGTCCTCCTGTGAAGCACTATTGGTCTCTTCCTGGGAGCAATGTAGATGCAAATCCCCCACAGATATTTCAGCACGAGTTACTTCAAAATTTCTCAATTAATATGTTTTGTAAG ATTCCTGTAAATAAGGTTCGAACATTTAGTGACCTGAGAAATGTTCTTATGAAGAGGATATTTCTTTCTGCCTTGCATTTTCGTATAAATACAAGATACAAG AGTTCAAATCCACCATTCACTTCCATTGAGTTGGACCACAGTGATTCTGGAAGAGAAGGTTGCACTGTCACCACACTAACAGTAACGGCTGAACCAAAGAATTGGCAAAGCGCGATTAAAGTTGCTGTTCAAGAG GTACGGAGGCTTAAAGAGTTTGGTGTCACTAAGGGTGAACTGACTCGGTATATGGATGCACTTCTAAAGGACAGTGAACACCTAGCAGCAATGATTGATAACGTGTCATCAGTTGATAATTTGGATTTTATCATGGAAAGTGATGCTTTGGGGCATACAGTTATGGACCAAAGACAAGGTCATGAAAGTTTGGTTGCTGTTGCTGGAACAGTTACCCTTGAAGAG GTGAATTCCATTGGTGCTGAAGTGTTAGAGTTCATCTCAGATTATGGAAAGCCTACTGCACCCCTTCCTGCAGCTATTGTTGCATGCGTTCCAAAGAAAGCTCATATTGATGGATTGGGGGAGACAGAGTTTAAAATAACTGCCAGTGAGATAATTACTGCTATTGAGGCAGGATTGAGGGAACCAATTGAAGCCGAGCCTGAA CTTGAGGTACCGAAAGAGTTGATATCATCTTCACAGATAGCTGAATTAAGGATGCAACACCAGCCATCATTTGTTCCTCTAAACCCAGAGACTAATGTCACCAAATTTCATGATAAAGAAACAGGGATCACTCAGTGTCGTCTGTCAAATGGAATTCCTGTGAATTATAAG ATTTCAAAAAGTGAAAACAAGGCAGGTGTGATGCGGCTTATAGTTGGTGGGGGACGAGCAGCTGAAAGCCCTGACTCACAAGGAGCTGTTGTAGTCGGTGTTCGAACTCTCAGTGAGGGAGGTCGTGTAGGAACCTTTTCACGGGAGCAG GTGGAACTTTTTTGCGTCAATCACTTAATAAATTGTTCTCTGGAATCAACCGAAGAGTTCATCGCTATGGAATTTCGTTTCACCTTGAGAGATAATGGGATGCGTGCAGCTTTCCAACTACTTCACATGGTTCTTGAG CATAGTGTCTGGCTGGAGGATGCATTTGATAGAGCAAAGCAGTTATATATGTCATACTACCGGTCTATTCCTAAAAGCCTGGAACGATCTACTGCTCACAAACTCATGTTAGCTATGCTGAACGGTGATGAACGGTTTGTTGAGCCTTCCCCAAAATCACTGCAGAACTTAACATTACAAACCGTGAAGGATGCTGTGATGAATCAATTTGTAGGCAATAACATGGAG GTAAGTCTTGTTGGGGATTTTTCAGAAGAAGAAATTGAGTCTTGTATTCTAGATTACCTTGGTACAGTCACAGCAACTAAAACTTCTGAGGCAGCACTTGCTTCAGTTCCCATTGTGTTTCGACCATCTGCATCTGAGTTACAATTTCAGCAG GTATTTTTAAAGGATACAGACGAAAGAGCATGCGCTTATATTTCAGGTCCTGCACCCAACCGTTGGGGTGTTACATTTGAGGGTTTAGAGTTGTTAGAATCAGTTAGTCAGATTTCGAGAACAGGTG AAAGTGACGAATCTGATAGTGATATCGAGAAGGGGTTGCAGAGAAAACTTCGTAGTCATCCACTCTTTTTTGGAATCACAATGGGGCTTTTGGCCGAGATTATAAATTCTAG GCTTTTCACAAGTGTGAGGGATTCTCTTGGTTTGACATATGACGTATCCTTTGAGTTGAGCCTGTTTGATAGGCTTAAGCTTGGATGGTATGTTATATCTGTGACATCAACTCCAGCCAAG GTGTACAAAGCTGTTGACGCTTGCAAAAGCGTTCTGAGAGGTTTACATAGCAACAAAATTGCCCAAAGAGAGTTGGACAGG GCAAAACGTACTCTTCTTATGAGGCATGAAGCTGAAATAAAATCCAATGCTTATTGGCTTGGCCTATTGGCTCATCTGCAAGCGTCTTCTGTTCCACGGAAG GACCTATCGTGCATCAAAGATCTTACATCATTGTATGAAGCTGCCACCATTGATGACGTATACATTGCTTATGATCAATTGAAAGTAGATGCAGATTCCTTGTATACATGCATTGGGATAGCTGGAGCTCAAGCTGGGGAAGAAAGTATTG TTTCTTTTGAAGAGGAAGGATCAGACCAAGATTTTCAAGGTGTTATTCCATCTGGACGCGGCTTATCTACAATGACCAGACCGACAACATGA